One stretch of Streptomyces sp. NBC_00443 DNA includes these proteins:
- a CDS encoding aminoacyl-tRNA hydrolase, with protein MSHDPTSTGDSPFRSEPSARDDAPQFVLPLVVRIERDAPPARTDALETSARAVLVILDDERSVGDGEWAEAMRDWQDARIRKVVRRARGAEWRRAEKLPGITVTGKSAEVRVFPPVPLDGWPKELAKLQVSGTDLDDPEPPAHADPSAPVLWLNPDLDMSAGKAMAQTGHAAQLAWWELSDEERAAWRDAGFPLAVRTADPVRWPELTTRGLPLVRDAGFTEIAPGSCTVVADHPALR; from the coding sequence GTGAGCCACGATCCGACGTCCACCGGCGACAGTCCCTTCCGGTCAGAGCCCAGTGCTCGCGATGACGCCCCGCAGTTCGTACTGCCTCTCGTCGTGCGGATCGAGCGGGACGCTCCACCCGCTCGCACCGACGCTCTCGAAACCTCCGCCCGTGCCGTCCTGGTGATCCTCGACGACGAGCGCTCAGTCGGCGACGGCGAGTGGGCCGAAGCCATGCGGGACTGGCAGGACGCCCGGATCCGGAAGGTCGTGCGGCGGGCCCGCGGCGCCGAGTGGCGGCGGGCGGAGAAGCTGCCGGGCATCACCGTCACCGGCAAGTCGGCCGAGGTGCGGGTCTTCCCGCCCGTGCCCTTGGACGGGTGGCCCAAGGAGCTGGCGAAACTCCAGGTCTCCGGCACCGACCTCGACGATCCGGAGCCGCCCGCGCACGCCGACCCGTCGGCACCCGTGCTCTGGCTGAACCCCGACCTCGACATGTCGGCCGGCAAGGCGATGGCGCAGACCGGGCACGCGGCGCAACTCGCCTGGTGGGAGCTGTCGGACGAGGAGCGGGCCGCCTGGCGCGACGCGGGGTTCCCGCTGGCCGTACGGACCGCGGATCCGGTGCGCTGGCCCGAGCTGACGACCAGGGGGCTGCCGCTGGTGCGCGACGCGGGCTTCACGGAGATCGCGCCCGGGTCCTGCACGGTGGTCGCCGACCATCCGGCGCTGCGGTAG
- a CDS encoding DUF692 domain-containing protein, whose amino-acid sequence MERLGTGIGWRPEIADAVERMPGIDWVEAVAENVCPGHLPESLVRLRERGVTVIPHGVSLGLGGAERPDAGRLAALAERVEALGAPLVTEHIAFVRAGGPLTASPRLEAGHLLPVPRTRDALDVLCQNIRIAQDALPVPLAVENIAALISWPGEEMTEGQFLYELADRTGVRLLIDVANLHTNHVNRGEDPAKALVELPLEAIAYVHVAGGFERDGVWHDSHAHPVPRPVLDILTDLASRVTPPGVLLERDENFPEPGELEGELGAIRRALEKGAALGDLAHTERALAGSGQRETPRGAPIRDGESSAETSSEAAGLEGSPPDAVLETDAAVRKTAEGAAPTAAAPGDLASAERARPAAPALDTPPRDRAVRADAVTGPARQRLALAQAALLSALVAGTPVPEGFDRVRLGVQARALAGKRADVVAKVAPELPVILGSGYRRAFLGYSHGHPMTDGYRRDALDFAGYLLADGRLEDARVRAELQEWWLERSGPRPRSRRPGVRLARATRRVLLRR is encoded by the coding sequence ATGGAGCGACTGGGTACGGGGATCGGATGGCGTCCGGAGATCGCGGACGCCGTGGAGCGCATGCCGGGCATCGACTGGGTCGAGGCCGTCGCCGAGAACGTCTGCCCCGGGCATCTCCCGGAGTCTCTGGTACGGCTGCGGGAGCGCGGCGTGACCGTGATCCCGCACGGCGTCTCGCTCGGCCTCGGCGGTGCGGAGCGGCCCGACGCCGGGCGGCTGGCCGCGCTCGCCGAGCGGGTGGAGGCGCTGGGGGCGCCGCTGGTCACCGAGCACATCGCGTTCGTACGGGCGGGAGGGCCGCTGACGGCGTCGCCGCGCTTGGAGGCGGGGCACCTCCTGCCGGTCCCCCGGACCCGGGACGCCCTCGACGTGCTGTGCCAGAACATCCGCATCGCGCAGGACGCGCTGCCCGTGCCGCTCGCCGTGGAGAACATCGCGGCCCTCATCTCCTGGCCGGGCGAGGAGATGACGGAGGGGCAGTTCCTGTACGAGCTGGCCGACCGCACAGGGGTGCGGCTGCTCATCGACGTGGCCAACCTCCACACCAACCACGTCAACCGGGGCGAGGACCCCGCCAAGGCCCTCGTCGAACTTCCGCTGGAGGCCATCGCGTACGTCCATGTCGCGGGCGGCTTCGAGCGCGACGGCGTCTGGCACGACAGCCACGCCCACCCCGTCCCCCGGCCGGTGCTGGACATCCTGACGGACCTCGCCTCCCGCGTGACCCCGCCGGGCGTTCTGCTGGAACGCGACGAGAACTTTCCGGAACCGGGGGAGCTGGAGGGAGAGCTGGGGGCGATTCGGAGGGCGTTGGAGAAGGGCGCGGCACTGGGGGACCTGGCGCACACGGAGCGGGCACTCGCGGGGTCGGGGCAGCGGGAGACGCCTCGCGGGGCGCCGATCCGGGACGGGGAGTCCTCGGCTGAAACCTCGTCGGAGGCGGCGGGCCTGGAGGGGAGCCCGCCGGACGCGGTGCTGGAGACGGACGCGGCCGTGAGGAAGACCGCCGAAGGAGCAGCGCCCACAGCGGCGGCGCCGGGAGACCTGGCTTCCGCCGAGCGGGCGCGCCCGGCGGCGCCGGCCCTCGACACGCCACCCCGGGACAGGGCGGTGCGGGCCGATGCCGTCACCGGACCCGCCCGGCAGCGGCTGGCCCTCGCGCAGGCCGCGCTGCTGTCCGCGCTCGTCGCCGGGACGCCGGTGCCGGAGGGGTTCGACCGGGTGCGGCTCGGCGTGCAGGCGCGGGCGCTCGCCGGGAAGCGGGCCGACGTCGTGGCGAAGGTCGCGCCCGAGTTGCCGGTGATTCTCGGCAGCGGCTATCGGCGGGCCTTCCTCGGCTACAGCCACGGGCACCCGATGACCGACGGCTACCGGCGCGACGCCCTGGACTTCGCCGGGTACCTGCTGGCCGACGGCCGACTCGAAGACGCCCGGGTCCGGGCGGAGTTGCAGGAGTGGTGGCTGGAGCGCTCGGGCCCGCGGCCGCGGTCGCGACGGCCGGGGGTACGGCTGGCCCGTGCCACGCGACGCGTGCTGCTGCGGCGCTGA
- a CDS encoding DUF4142 domain-containing protein, with product MRSRPRINGRGIFSGTGLIITGLAATLLAMVFPVWSYADRSGTGLDVLNAETVSTGYGPLSALDRDFITKVRLAGLWELPAGEQAQQKGTTPAVRTAGRHLVEGHTFLDERVRDVAAELSLALPNEPTEQQQEWLDTLSAAQSVEFDRQFANILRLAHGKVFSVVAQVRASTRNSLVRKLADDANTTVLDHITVLEATGYVDYDAVARDMVADSIPPLTPSPAPPGPTVDPAPAVPMSPPPSPSPTYTLPPAATSPRPQGT from the coding sequence ATGCGATCGCGACCCCGCATCAACGGCCGAGGCATCTTCAGCGGCACCGGCCTCATCATCACGGGCCTGGCGGCGACGCTGCTGGCGATGGTCTTTCCGGTCTGGTCGTACGCCGACCGGTCCGGGACCGGGCTGGACGTGCTCAACGCCGAGACCGTCTCGACCGGGTACGGACCGCTGTCCGCGCTGGACCGCGACTTCATCACGAAGGTCCGGCTGGCCGGGCTGTGGGAGCTGCCCGCCGGTGAGCAGGCGCAGCAGAAGGGCACGACTCCTGCCGTACGGACCGCCGGCCGGCACCTCGTCGAAGGGCATACGTTCCTCGACGAGCGCGTGCGCGACGTCGCCGCCGAGCTCAGCCTCGCGCTGCCGAACGAGCCCACCGAGCAGCAGCAGGAGTGGCTGGACACCCTGAGCGCGGCCCAGAGTGTCGAGTTCGACCGGCAGTTCGCGAACATCCTGCGCCTGGCGCACGGCAAGGTGTTCTCCGTCGTCGCCCAGGTGCGGGCCAGTACACGCAACTCCCTCGTCCGCAAGCTCGCCGACGACGCCAACACCACGGTGCTGGACCACATCACGGTCCTGGAGGCGACCGGCTATGTCGACTACGACGCCGTCGCCCGGGACATGGTCGCCGACAGCATCCCTCCGCTGACGCCCTCCCCCGCCCCGCCCGGGCCGACCGTCGACCCCGCTCCGGCCGTCCCGATGAGCCCGCCCCCGTCACCGTCCCCCACGTACACCCTGCCGCCGGCCGCGACCAGCCCCCGCCCGCAAGGGACCTGA
- a CDS encoding TIGR04222 domain-containing membrane protein translates to MFWVLLLLLAWAVAGTACTRLCLAAVHAAASDTKEATAGQGHDLTLYEAAFLSGGPRRVADLTLVAMARQQRLLLAHTGWATVVDPRGRDEMERSVIGAIGPEGQSRIEPVRDAAAAADAVGSLADRLVSAGLAVPDGARSGITAAIRQVQLAAAAVLALGAVALLAPDRSDMPAHLIALWFALPFVLTLSCLTIARIEIHPYAQWASPAGQRLLSALVRRSRGGDDRTYLTSVALRGVRAIGEPDLRAAFAHREPHHHAFHRHD, encoded by the coding sequence ATGTTCTGGGTCCTTCTCCTGCTGCTCGCCTGGGCCGTCGCCGGCACGGCCTGCACGCGCCTGTGCCTGGCCGCCGTACACGCCGCGGCCTCGGACACGAAAGAGGCGACCGCGGGCCAGGGACACGATCTGACGCTGTACGAGGCCGCGTTCCTGTCCGGCGGCCCGCGGCGGGTCGCCGATCTGACCCTCGTCGCCATGGCGCGGCAGCAGCGCCTGCTGCTCGCACACACCGGCTGGGCGACGGTCGTCGATCCACGCGGCCGGGACGAGATGGAGCGCTCGGTGATAGGGGCCATCGGGCCGGAGGGCCAGTCCCGGATCGAGCCGGTGCGGGACGCCGCGGCCGCCGCCGACGCGGTCGGCAGCCTCGCCGACCGGCTGGTCAGCGCGGGCCTCGCCGTACCCGACGGGGCGCGCAGCGGGATCACGGCCGCCATCCGGCAGGTGCAGCTCGCCGCGGCGGCCGTACTGGCGCTGGGCGCGGTGGCCCTGCTGGCGCCGGACCGGTCGGACATGCCGGCCCACCTGATCGCGCTCTGGTTCGCGCTGCCCTTCGTGCTCACCCTGAGCTGCCTCACGATCGCCCGGATAGAGATCCACCCGTACGCGCAGTGGGCCTCGCCGGCCGGACAACGACTGCTGAGCGCCCTGGTCCGGCGTTCCCGGGGCGGTGACGACCGTACGTACCTCACTTCCGTCGCCCTGCGGGGCGTACGCGCGATCGGTGAGCCGGACCTGCGCGCGGCTTTCGCGCACCGCGAGCCGCACCACCACGCGTTCCACCGGCACGACTGA
- a CDS encoding alpha/beta hydrolase has protein sequence MRAAALYSVAGALLLTTLSAAPAGSTGAAPGTAEQHGTTVAAARAEEAGITFGNCAKEQDLPGQMQCGTVSVPLDYARPDGKQIKLAVSRVRATHKDPHNSKRRVPRQGALVYNPGGPGASGLHFPLIGLLPKWKRLAAAYDLVGYAPRGVSPSAPLSCQDPKQSVKGPVQAPTHPSESYKKERIARAKAYARGCAQRTGSALQHYNSLNNARDLDVLRAALGEPKLTFMGASYGTYFGAVYATLFPSHVRRMVFDSAVNPDPAQIWYRSNLAQSAAFEERWADFREWVAEHDDLYGLGATPDEVLRSYEKVRARLAEEPAGGKVGTGQLQEAFLQAGYYDDYWPSRAKALSAYVKGDPKPLVELAAPAKEAAAEDENSSAVYTAVECNDAPWPTDWAVWDRDNTRLARVAPFETWDNAWMNLPCAYWQAPRQEPLDVRTGRGELPPILILAAERDAATPYDGALEMQRRLSGSVLVTERDAGTHGIAYGPNACVNGHVDAYLLEGRLPARRAACEGHPEPKPERPGESKAKKLSRHTAAKPGGRPQQATARLPH, from the coding sequence ATGAGAGCTGCCGCCCTCTACTCGGTCGCCGGGGCTCTGCTCCTGACGACCCTCTCCGCCGCTCCGGCCGGCAGCACCGGGGCCGCCCCGGGCACGGCCGAGCAGCACGGCACGACGGTGGCCGCCGCGCGCGCCGAGGAGGCCGGCATCACCTTCGGCAACTGCGCCAAGGAGCAGGACCTGCCGGGCCAGATGCAGTGCGGCACGGTGTCCGTCCCGCTCGACTACGCCCGTCCCGACGGCAAGCAGATCAAGCTCGCCGTCAGCCGGGTGCGGGCCACGCACAAGGACCCGCACAACAGCAAGCGCCGGGTGCCGCGGCAGGGCGCCCTGGTCTACAACCCGGGCGGGCCGGGCGCCTCCGGGCTCCACTTCCCGCTGATCGGCCTGCTGCCCAAGTGGAAGCGGCTGGCGGCGGCTTACGACCTGGTCGGCTACGCCCCGCGCGGGGTGTCGCCGTCGGCGCCGCTGTCCTGTCAGGACCCCAAGCAGTCCGTCAAGGGGCCGGTGCAGGCGCCGACGCACCCCTCGGAGTCGTACAAGAAGGAGCGCATCGCCCGGGCCAAGGCGTACGCGCGTGGCTGCGCGCAGCGCACGGGCAGCGCGCTGCAGCACTACAACTCCCTCAACAACGCCCGTGACCTGGACGTCCTGCGGGCCGCGCTGGGCGAGCCGAAGCTGACGTTCATGGGGGCCTCGTACGGCACCTACTTCGGCGCGGTGTACGCGACGCTCTTCCCCTCGCACGTACGGCGGATGGTGTTCGACTCGGCGGTGAACCCGGACCCCGCGCAGATCTGGTACCGCAGCAACCTCGCCCAGTCGGCCGCGTTCGAGGAGCGGTGGGCGGACTTCCGGGAGTGGGTCGCCGAGCACGACGACCTGTACGGCCTCGGTGCCACGCCCGACGAGGTGCTGCGCAGCTACGAGAAGGTACGGGCGCGGCTGGCCGAGGAGCCGGCGGGCGGGAAGGTCGGCACGGGGCAGCTGCAGGAGGCGTTCCTGCAGGCCGGGTACTACGACGACTACTGGCCGTCGCGGGCGAAGGCGCTGTCGGCGTATGTGAAGGGCGACCCGAAGCCGCTGGTCGAGCTGGCCGCGCCGGCGAAGGAGGCGGCGGCCGAGGACGAGAACTCGAGCGCGGTCTACACGGCCGTGGAGTGCAACGACGCGCCCTGGCCGACGGACTGGGCGGTCTGGGACCGGGACAACACGCGGCTCGCGCGCGTGGCGCCGTTCGAGACCTGGGACAACGCGTGGATGAACCTGCCGTGCGCCTACTGGCAGGCGCCCCGGCAGGAGCCGCTCGATGTGCGGACCGGTCGGGGTGAGTTGCCGCCGATCCTGATCCTGGCCGCCGAGCGGGACGCCGCCACGCCGTACGACGGGGCGCTGGAGATGCAGCGGCGGCTGTCGGGCTCGGTGCTGGTGACCGAGCGGGACGCCGGCACGCACGGCATCGCGTACGGCCCGAACGCCTGCGTCAACGGTCACGTCGACGCCTACCTGCTGGAGGGCCGCCTCCCGGCCCGGCGCGCGGCGTGCGAGGGGCACCCCGAGCCCAAGCCGGAGCGCCCGGGCGAGAGCAAGGCGAAGAAGCTGAGCCGGCACACCGCGGCGAAGCCGGGCGGCCGGCCTCAGCAGGCCACCGCCCGGCTCCCGCACTGA
- the hemQ gene encoding hydrogen peroxide-dependent heme synthase, producing MSDDASTTEPGRIPNKGKLAKDLNEVIRYTLWSVFKLKDVLPEDRAGYADEVQELFDQLAAKDVTIRGTYDVSGLRADADVMIWWHAETSDQLQEAYNLFRRTRLGRALEPVWSNMALHRPAEFNRSHIPAFLADETPRDYVSVYPFVRSYDWYLLPDEDRRRMLADHGKMARGYPDVRANTVASFSLGDYEWLLAFEADELYRIVDLMRHLRASEARMHVREEVPFYTGRRKSVAELVAGLA from the coding sequence ATGAGTGACGACGCCTCCACCACCGAGCCCGGCAGGATCCCGAACAAGGGCAAGCTGGCCAAGGACCTCAACGAGGTCATCCGCTACACCCTCTGGTCCGTCTTCAAGCTGAAGGACGTGCTCCCCGAGGACCGCGCGGGCTACGCCGACGAGGTCCAGGAGCTGTTCGACCAGCTCGCCGCCAAGGACGTGACGATCCGCGGCACCTACGACGTCTCCGGGCTGCGTGCCGACGCCGACGTCATGATCTGGTGGCACGCGGAGACCAGCGACCAGCTGCAGGAGGCGTACAACCTCTTCCGCCGCACCAGGCTGGGCCGCGCCCTGGAGCCGGTCTGGTCGAACATGGCGCTGCACCGCCCCGCCGAGTTCAACCGCTCGCACATCCCGGCGTTCCTCGCCGACGAGACGCCCCGTGACTACGTCAGCGTCTACCCCTTCGTGCGCTCCTACGACTGGTACCTGCTGCCCGACGAGGACCGCCGCCGCATGCTCGCCGACCACGGCAAGATGGCCCGCGGCTACCCGGACGTGCGCGCCAACACCGTCGCCTCGTTCTCGCTGGGCGACTACGAGTGGCTCCTGGCCTTCGAGGCCGACGAGCTGTACCGCATCGTCGACCTCATGCGTCACCTGCGCGCGTCGGAGGCCCGCATGCACGTCCGCGAAGAGGTGCCCTTCTACACGGGCCGCCGCAAGAGCGTGGCCGAGCTGGTGGCCGGGCTCGCCTGA